A genome region from Campylobacter concisus includes the following:
- a CDS encoding ABC transporter substrate-binding protein, which translates to MLSKTDKITASDRPKVLHIADGKNLFKVDGANTIIDEWISVAGGQNAVQKAGNMLEINAEEIPNMNPDVIIIGRAKAPEILKKIYENPIYADTNAVKK; encoded by the coding sequence GTGCTAAGTAAAACGGATAAGATCACTGCGTCAGATAGACCAAAAGTGCTTCACATAGCAGATGGCAAGAATTTATTTAAGGTTGACGGCGCAAATACGATCATAGACGAGTGGATAAGTGTCGCAGGCGGCCAAAACGCGGTTCAAAAAGCTGGAAATATGCTTGAAATCAATGCTGAAGAGATACCAAATATGAACCCTGATGTGATCATCATAGGCAGAGCTAAAGCTCCAGAAATTTTGAAAAAAATATATGAAAACCCTATCTACGCAGACACTAACGCTGTAAAAAAATAA
- a CDS encoding aryl-sulfate sulfotransferase, whose product MKKTLSCVALASVLCSSAFAIGGPSGAKLDYAITGQIGEVVVNPYDTAPLTAVIKNGGYTLSNAKVTIVPKQGGQVISYKVADKHLRTHGGIPVFGMYPDYQNTVEVEYDKSYKGKTEHIKESYKIYAPAIYLESAGTPNQKGALFDKIEVTKPATAKFANRLYYVNNFVNKTGKGTKVVWNNPAGGAIEWNYSPNNFILDTKGEVRWYLEPSKIYDLKQPFHAGVMMGFKQNDDGAMTWGYGQRYAKYDIMGREIFNRELPASYNDFSHSMDVAQNGHYFLRVANADYKRADGKNVRTVRDVIVELDRDGNVVDDFRLYEILDPYRDIVLKTLDQGAVCLNIDAKKAGHTASSDELQSMDTHDKWGDIVGAGPGRNWAHVNSVDYDPSDDSIIISSRHQDAVIKIGRDKQVKWIMGAHKGWSDKFKDKLLQPVDSKGNKIVCEDEYSKCPGYESDKGGFDWQWTQHTAFRIDSKSKKGEIYLSVFDNGDTRGMEQPAIAGMKYSRAVVYKIDEKKKTVEQIWEYGKERGKEWYSSVTSLTQYQDDLDSVMVYSAVAGMQFDIAKGRPVGLPSPHIDEFEWGAKEPSIEIKMTNAMGYQAFPFSLQKAFEK is encoded by the coding sequence ATGAAAAAGACTTTGAGTTGTGTTGCGCTAGCTTCTGTGCTTTGCTCAAGCGCTTTTGCAATAGGCGGCCCAAGCGGGGCTAAACTAGACTACGCTATAACTGGGCAAATCGGCGAAGTAGTAGTAAATCCTTACGACACTGCCCCACTTACCGCAGTTATCAAAAATGGTGGCTACACACTAAGCAACGCCAAAGTAACCATCGTGCCAAAACAAGGCGGTCAAGTAATAAGCTATAAAGTGGCCGACAAACATCTTCGCACACATGGTGGCATCCCAGTTTTTGGTATGTATCCTGACTATCAAAACACCGTTGAGGTCGAATACGACAAGAGCTACAAGGGCAAGACTGAGCATATAAAAGAGAGCTATAAAATTTACGCTCCAGCCATCTACCTAGAAAGTGCTGGCACGCCAAATCAAAAGGGTGCGCTATTTGACAAGATCGAGGTTACCAAGCCTGCGACTGCTAAATTTGCAAACAGGCTTTATTATGTAAATAACTTTGTAAATAAAACCGGCAAGGGTACAAAAGTCGTTTGGAACAACCCAGCTGGCGGTGCGATCGAGTGGAACTATAGCCCAAATAACTTCATCCTTGATACAAAAGGCGAGGTAAGATGGTATCTTGAACCAAGCAAAATTTACGACCTAAAACAGCCATTTCACGCTGGCGTTATGATGGGCTTTAAGCAAAATGACGATGGTGCGATGACTTGGGGATATGGCCAAAGATACGCAAAATACGACATCATGGGTAGAGAAATTTTTAACCGCGAGCTACCAGCTAGCTACAACGACTTCTCTCACTCAATGGACGTAGCACAAAACGGACACTACTTCTTGCGAGTGGCAAATGCCGACTACAAAAGGGCTGATGGCAAAAACGTAAGAACAGTGCGCGACGTGATCGTTGAGCTTGACAGAGATGGCAACGTAGTTGATGACTTTAGGCTTTATGAAATTCTTGATCCTTACCGCGATATCGTGCTAAAAACGCTTGATCAAGGCGCAGTTTGCTTAAACATAGATGCTAAAAAAGCAGGCCACACAGCAAGCTCTGATGAGCTTCAGTCTATGGATACACACGATAAATGGGGCGATATAGTTGGAGCAGGTCCTGGACGTAACTGGGCTCACGTAAATAGCGTGGATTATGACCCAAGTGACGATAGCATCATCATCTCAAGCCGCCACCAAGACGCAGTCATCAAGATCGGCCGCGATAAACAAGTAAAATGGATCATGGGTGCTCACAAGGGTTGGAGCGATAAATTTAAAGATAAACTCCTCCAGCCAGTTGATAGCAAAGGCAACAAAATAGTCTGCGAAGATGAATACTCAAAATGCCCAGGATACGAGAGCGACAAAGGTGGCTTTGACTGGCAATGGACGCAACACACAGCATTTAGGATAGATAGCAAGTCTAAAAAAGGCGAAATTTACCTAAGTGTCTTTGACAACGGCGACACAAGGGGCATGGAGCAACCAGCCATCGCTGGCATGAAGTACTCTCGCGCGGTCGTTTATAAAATAGATGAAAAGAAAAAGACTGTTGAGCAAATTTGGGAGTACGGCAAAGAGCGTGGCAAAGAGTGGTATAGCTCGGTTACTAGCCTTACGCAGTATCAAGATGACCTTGATAGCGTGATGGTCTATTCAGCCGTTGCTGGCATGCAGTTTGACATCGCAAAAGGTCGCCCAGTAGGACTTCCTAGCCCACACATCGATGAGTTTGAGTGGGGCGCAAAAGAGCCTAGCATCGAGATAAAGATGACAAATGCTATGGGCTATCAGGCGTTTCCATTTAGCTTGCAAAAAGCTTTTGAGAAATAA
- a CDS encoding carboxymuconolactone decarboxylase family protein, whose translation MTLTYNAKKIYEIWFESKSELEESNASFLEDYLNFLGDISEVINIDEKTRLSVIIASLCVSKGAKSSFKSFVRAALNVGISAKEIREILYQAVPYAGLGKVEDCIFLADEIFNERYIELENMPKKSREGRGERGLEIQRKLFPAVDKFIASMPNDQKHIMEFLSQNCFGDFYARDGLSLELRELLTFVYITTLGFAKPQLLGHIAANFGIGNDRAKLISVVTTLIPFIGYPSALNALSAINEISSSKN comes from the coding sequence ATGACACTAACTTACAATGCAAAGAAAATTTATGAAATTTGGTTTGAATCAAAAAGTGAGCTTGAAGAGAGCAATGCTAGCTTTTTAGAGGATTATTTAAATTTTTTAGGCGATATTAGTGAAGTGATAAATATTGATGAAAAAACAAGACTTTCGGTTATCATCGCCTCTCTTTGCGTGAGTAAAGGCGCAAAAAGCTCATTTAAAAGCTTCGTTAGGGCTGCTTTAAATGTAGGCATATCAGCAAAAGAGATAAGAGAAATTTTATATCAAGCAGTGCCTTATGCTGGGCTTGGCAAGGTAGAAGATTGTATATTTTTAGCTGATGAAATTTTTAATGAGCGCTATATAGAGCTCGAAAATATGCCTAAAAAATCAAGAGAGGGCAGAGGTGAGCGAGGCCTTGAGATACAAAGAAAACTTTTCCCAGCGGTTGATAAATTTATCGCATCAATGCCAAATGATCAAAAACATATAATGGAGTTTTTATCGCAAAACTGCTTTGGCGATTTTTATGCAAGAGATGGGCTTAGTTTAGAGCTTAGGGAGCTTTTGACATTTGTCTATATCACGACTCTTGGCTTTGCAAAGCCACAGCTTTTAGGACACATTGCCGCAAATTTTGGTATCGGTAACGATAGAGCTAAGCTAATAAGCGTTGTTACAACTCTTATACCATTTATAGGCTATCCAAGTGCTTTAAACGCATTATCAGCAATAAATGAGATAAGTTCTAGTAAAAATTAA
- a CDS encoding thiol:disulfide interchange protein DsbA/DsbL: MSFLSKFSKAIFAVAVAGAISASAFSEGEDYVKLEKPLSAGQNTLVKIFSYACPFCYKYDKSVTPKVVEKIPGLKYEPFHLKTKGDYGEVASKVFAVLIVMDEAKGVSLFDENSLFKKAKFAYYKAYHDKKERWSDGKDAEGFLKTGLEAAGVSKADYEKELANPKVTELLKKWDESYDVAKIQGVPAFVVNGKYLIMTKSISSLDGMAALIEELLKK, translated from the coding sequence ATGAGTTTTCTATCTAAATTTAGTAAGGCTATCTTTGCCGTTGCAGTTGCTGGAGCGATCAGTGCTAGTGCATTTAGCGAGGGTGAGGACTATGTCAAGCTTGAAAAGCCACTAAGCGCGGGACAAAATACGCTAGTTAAAATTTTTAGCTACGCTTGCCCATTTTGCTACAAGTACGACAAGAGCGTCACTCCAAAGGTAGTTGAGAAAATTCCTGGACTAAAATACGAACCATTTCACCTAAAGACAAAGGGCGATTATGGCGAGGTTGCGAGCAAGGTTTTTGCCGTGCTTATCGTTATGGACGAGGCAAAGGGAGTGAGCTTGTTTGATGAAAATTCGCTATTTAAAAAGGCTAAATTTGCCTACTATAAGGCTTATCACGACAAAAAAGAGCGCTGGAGCGATGGCAAAGACGCTGAGGGTTTTTTAAAGACTGGACTTGAGGCTGCTGGCGTTAGTAAGGCTGATTATGAAAAAGAGCTAGCTAATCCAAAAGTGACTGAGCTACTTAAAAAGTGGGATGAGAGCTATGACGTGGCTAAAATTCAAGGCGTGCCAGCATTTGTCGTAAATGGCAAATATCTCATCATGACAAAATCAATTAGCTCGCTTGACGGCATGGCAGCACTCATCGAAGAGCTTCTTAAAAAATAA
- the dsbI gene encoding protein-disulfide oxidoreductase DsbI produces the protein MSFFKKMAKFQDSRISWAILVFVSVALVVIAHSLFQNYAYMPPCEQCVYIRFAFLCMALGGVIAMINPKNLLFALIGYVFAFWGAVQGIMYSVKLAKIHDAVHGDDPFGVQGCSTEPHYPFGLPLEKWAPDWFMPTGDCGYDSPMVPDGVVLSDLQKSIVDLYADGWYLVPSSKFMSMADCTLLGFGICFIVLALMLVSKLLSFLK, from the coding sequence ATGAGCTTTTTTAAAAAAATGGCTAAATTTCAAGACTCACGCATCTCTTGGGCGATCTTAGTCTTTGTAAGCGTTGCACTTGTCGTTATTGCGCACTCGCTCTTTCAAAACTACGCTTATATGCCTCCTTGCGAGCAGTGCGTCTATATACGTTTTGCATTTTTATGTATGGCGCTTGGCGGCGTGATCGCTATGATAAATCCTAAAAATTTACTATTTGCTCTAATTGGCTATGTCTTCGCCTTTTGGGGAGCGGTACAGGGCATAATGTATAGCGTAAAGCTAGCTAAAATCCACGATGCGGTGCATGGTGATGATCCTTTTGGCGTGCAGGGCTGCTCTACTGAGCCACACTATCCATTTGGTTTGCCGCTTGAAAAGTGGGCTCCTGACTGGTTTATGCCAACGGGAGACTGCGGATATGACAGCCCTATGGTGCCTGATGGCGTGGTGCTAAGTGATTTGCAAAAGAGCATAGTTGATCTTTATGCGGACGGCTGGTATCTTGTGCCTTCATCTAAATTTATGTCGATGGCTGATTGCACGCTGCTTGGATTTGGCATTTGTTTTATAGTGCTTGCACTTATGCTTGTTTCAAAGCTTTTATCCTTTTTAAAATGA
- a CDS encoding sensor histidine kinase — translation MGINLKSQNIKIYAIILLASLFVIFLGLNIYSNAKEKIIELSDKNNIAVSKNIVNNFQIWLDERINSLIRASKFIQNADIVDDDEKTAGFIKLFKQNAKEFDLMQLLRDDGEIFVDGEKILEEVMPKSERAGLIWYVETKNTNAPSVNFMQKHKILKGSTLNLCVPVTKQAKFKAALCGVVRIENIFNSIKNFSLAPNSYSFLVTHSGEILTSIPDLALKKEIEEKFKELFLKDEDITSLKIGQNLIQVAEIPTINWFIGAGTNNEEEISALTKEALKNALSLLFAFVALTFLANILHNFMYNKIKKIQDEYETLLTHRAKMSKAGELISGINHQFIQPVNSLKLMLSSCIMLKKEGKLSDEELINLLEKGQSSVKLLSSTIEIFRNFYKSAENVSEFEVQTSVKNLITLMHTELSRANVSVKFSGFNEQKVRQIENIIQQILLILIHNAKDSLVESYKDEPLKRIIEIKFRSFEDKCYIGVYDNGNGVNEQMSEKIFTWLNTTKKQGNGIGLYFAKKLAQEKLNGDVRLVNNAKPTVFELSFDINLKD, via the coding sequence ATGGGTATTAATTTAAAATCACAAAATATTAAAATCTACGCCATCATCTTGCTTGCTAGCCTTTTTGTGATATTTCTTGGGCTAAATATTTATAGCAATGCAAAAGAGAAAATCATAGAACTATCTGATAAAAATAACATAGCAGTTAGCAAAAATATCGTAAATAACTTTCAAATTTGGCTTGATGAACGTATAAATTCACTCATTCGTGCGTCAAAATTTATACAAAATGCAGACATTGTAGATGACGATGAAAAGACAGCTGGCTTTATAAAGCTCTTTAAGCAAAACGCAAAAGAATTTGATCTAATGCAGCTTTTAAGGGATGATGGAGAAATTTTTGTAGATGGAGAGAAAATTTTAGAAGAAGTTATGCCAAAGAGCGAAAGAGCAGGGCTTATCTGGTATGTCGAGACAAAAAATACAAATGCCCCAAGCGTAAATTTCATGCAAAAACATAAAATTTTAAAAGGCTCAACTCTAAATTTATGCGTTCCAGTCACAAAACAAGCGAAATTTAAAGCAGCGCTTTGTGGCGTCGTGCGTATAGAAAATATCTTTAACAGCATTAAAAATTTTAGCCTTGCGCCAAATTCTTACTCATTTTTAGTGACTCATAGCGGTGAAATTTTAACATCGATACCTGATCTTGCTTTAAAAAAAGAGATCGAGGAGAAATTTAAAGAGTTGTTTTTAAAAGACGAAGACATTACAAGCTTAAAAATAGGACAAAATTTAATCCAAGTAGCTGAGATACCAACGATAAATTGGTTTATAGGAGCTGGCACAAATAACGAAGAAGAAATTTCAGCTTTAACAAAAGAAGCTTTAAAAAATGCTCTAAGCTTGCTCTTTGCCTTCGTTGCGCTCACATTTTTAGCAAATATTCTTCATAATTTTATGTATAACAAGATAAAAAAGATACAAGATGAGTATGAGACATTGCTGACTCATAGAGCCAAAATGAGTAAGGCTGGCGAGCTAATAAGTGGTATCAATCATCAATTCATTCAGCCAGTAAATTCGCTAAAACTAATGCTAAGCTCGTGCATAATGTTAAAAAAAGAAGGCAAATTAAGCGACGAGGAGCTAATAAATTTGCTTGAAAAAGGACAAAGCTCGGTCAAACTTCTTTCAAGTACTATTGAAATTTTTAGAAATTTTTACAAAAGCGCTGAAAATGTGAGCGAATTTGAGGTGCAAACAAGCGTTAAAAATCTAATAACTCTCATGCACACAGAGCTAAGCCGTGCAAATGTTAGTGTAAAATTTAGCGGCTTTAACGAACAAAAAGTTCGTCAGATAGAAAATATAATCCAACAAATTTTACTAATCCTAATACACAACGCAAAAGACTCACTTGTCGAAAGCTACAAAGATGAGCCACTAAAACGTATCATCGAGATAAAATTTAGAAGCTTTGAAGATAAATGCTACATCGGAGTTTATGACAATGGAAATGGCGTAAACGAGCAAATGAGCGAGAAAATTTTTACTTGGCTAAATACTACCAAAAAGCAAGGAAATGGCATAGGACTTTATTTTGCTAAAAAGCTAGCACAAGAAAAGTTAAATGGTGACGTAAGACTCGTAAATAACGCAAAGCCAACGGTGTTTGAGTTAAGTTTTGATATAAATTTAAAGGACTAA